AATGGGATTAATGATCCAAAGCTGTTAAAAAAGCGCACCTTACCAACGATGCCAAGTTCGTCCACCCCGACGTCAGCAATTTCCTCCAACGGAGGATCTGGTGCGGTCGCGGCTGGGACAGCAAAGAGTGAAAAAGCCAAAGTCACCGAACGGCTCGAGGAGCTGCTCAGCAAGACGAAGAAAATCCTCGAGCTGGAGAAGATGACGAAGGGAGGATCGGGTGTGGGATCTTCGCCACTGATCGGCAGCCATCCGAACACAGCCATCACACCGACGACCGACAATCGTTACATCCTAGCGCTGGACAAACTGCGAGACATCCACCATTACGAACCATCGGCCAGTGGTGGAACGAAACCGTCGTCGGGACGTTCTGCACGCGATTCGCCCGGTTACGACATTGCGCAGGAGATGGAGAAGATCACCAAGTCCCTTCTACCTGCTGCACCGGTTTCGCCGGAGATAGCGAAGGACATTACGACACGGAAGGAACGTCCAACGACCGTACTGTTCGCGTCctatcagcaacagcagccaccTCATCCTCACCGGCGTACCACACCGCAAGACTCGTCCCCACTATCGACGACGCCCCTGTCGACGATGTCGCCGAGCTCGTCTCTGCTCGGCGGACAGACGGCTCCATCACGCAGCTCACCATTCGCATCGGATCGGCAACATCTCGCATCCACCAACTTTATGGAAGATCACGCACCGTGCGACGAACAGAACGTGTCCGCTGCGATGGGTGTCCTCATGAATGGGTTCTACTCAAACAGCTGCTTTGAAGATGCACCACCGAGTTCCTCGAATACGACGGTTAAATCGGCGGGACCTCGTCAACATCACCCAGTGATGGACGATTCAGAACTAGAGCAGGAAGATGAAGGAGATGAAGAGGATGAAGAGGAGGATGACGAGGAAGAGGACGATGAGCAGGATCAGGAAGAAGCAAAGGAGCAACAAAACGAAGCGGATGATCAAGAGGAGGAGGAAGCCAGCGATGTGTCCGATCGTTGTGATCTCTCGGCCATGGCAAATCTCGCCGAACTGAAGGAACTCAAGAGCCGAATCCTAAACGGTACAAACTGGCGTAGTCAGGTGTTGCAGAAGAGTGTCCAGGAACTGTTACGAAGCGGTGAAGGAACTGATTCAATCGCAGGATCACAGGAACAAGATCCAACTCAGGCGGGGGAGACGAATCGTGTGAAGTACATCATCTCGAAACTACAGCAGAGTGGTACCAATTCCGGCGAATTAGCCATCCGCACACAGCACCACCAAGTGCCTCCGATGGCACGTTGTGAAGATTTTTCCGATACCAGCAGCGAAGAGGATGAGGACGGGACCGAGGGGCGGCatgatgacgatgaggatTGTGTTGATGGACCACCAATATCGGTCAATGGAGTACCGGAACAGGACAAACCGTCTGAAATTGGCATTGGGACGGCGAAAAGCTTGATCCAGCTGTACGAACAATCTACGTCCTCCACGTCGGCAAACGGCGCTATCGGGAAATCCGTGCCGAATGGTCCATTTGCGAGTGTTCCCAAGGATGCTTACTTTCACGAGTTACCTCCGAGGAAGTTGTTACCGGCACCGGAACTTAGTTCCATGTCCGGTTTGACTTCTCGCGTGCATCAAACTGCACGGAGTCGTAATCCGCTGCCATCGTACCTATTGCAGGAAGGTGCGGGTGAATTGTTCCAGCAGCAACCATCCGATATCCTGGACCCGCAAGGATCTTCCGGGCTATATGGACAACAGCAAAGTTACTTTGACGAGCAGCTAACCTTCCCAAGTCATCATCCACTTCCTCTGCATCGAACACCGGCGATGAGTTCGTATCCAATCCCAGCCGATGGGTTCTTGCCTCCCGTTGGACTGCCGACTCCCGtgaaccatcatcatccgcacggtcacatacacatgcagcagcaacagcaacaacaggaGAAGCTTCTATCGGCCCGGAAGTACATCAATCCTTCATCTGCGGTTTCGCTCGCCAGCACCGGTACACCTTCACCAGAGTTCCCGCTGTATcaacaccaccaacagcagATAGCGTCCACCATCACAGCACAACCAGCGTATCCTTCTGCCGGTACCGCATCCGTCATCGGTGGCCATTCGCATGCGATGATGACAATGATGGCCGCCGCCGGTCGTAAATCGGTCGATCAGCTATCTTCCAACGGAGAAGATTCCGGATATGTTAGTGGGAAAGTGAGTGAAATCCATATCCCGAGTGGAGGCGCCAGTCCACTACTTCCCGCCACGGCCAGCAACGTTCTCATCATACCACCGCCTGTTTCCTCTTCCTCGTCGCCGAAGCACTTTCTTCCGTACagccatcatcaccatccgcTAGTGACGTCAATGCACCATCGCAACGGAACACCTCCCCATCATGGGAGTGTGGTAACCTCGATCGTTCCACCACCGGTAGGATCTACCGGCCCTGCTGCTGCCGGATTACATCCGACAACAGGCCAAACCACTGCTCAGCTACATGCAGCTGTTGAGCAGAAGCAGCAGGCACTCTACAAGCTTGGTGCTTCCAGCTTAGTTTAGTGGGTCGTTTTGGCtgcgtgttttatgtttttttttttgtacagaatAACACACGAGGCGTTATTTTAGAATTAAATGCTGTTGATTAATCGCTAGTAATGTAAGCATAAGGACGATGCACGGCCGtcgttctttctctctttccccgtattaaattatttttcctcctACGTAATGTGTAATTAGCGCTCCGTTACTCGATGTACGTGTTTTCTCGTTTtatgaagcaacaacaaagtgGCCAACagggaaacaaacgaaatctcAACGAAAGTTGGTCcagaattgataaaaataaagctcatttttagCTCGAAGTATAACTTTTGTCAGGTTTGTTACTTTAATTTGCGTAAAGAAAAAGCATCGATAAAGTGTTTTTGAGCTGCCCAAATGATACTGAATGActgagaaaacaaaatcatcgaAATGGTTTTAGGACTAGATTAATGCATCAGAACCAGCGCTTCGTGTGTCATCGTTGTAGTGAACGCACCTCAATAACCACACAGCATTGAATTTCGATTCACATTTAATACTAACAGGTATAGGCGTTGAGTGAGCTTTCGTATTACATTTCTGTGCGTTGCAGTTATTCTGATTCGTTTGGGATCGAACGTCGAATCGGAATCGCACTACCTATTATCCTGTAATCTATTTATGCTGGATTCTATTACACACGGCGAGAGGCAGTTCATCTTCCAACAAACGAATTTTGAACCTCGCTCAATAcgtacaataagtttcttaaTAGTGATTATGCTCCCCACGCGTCTACGCATGTACAGATGGTTGTTGCTATAGCTCTTGCTGTCTCTGTATAAAAG
The DNA window shown above is from Anopheles funestus chromosome 3RL, idAnoFuneDA-416_04, whole genome shotgun sequence and carries:
- the LOC125768336 gene encoding uncharacterized protein LOC125768336, producing MHNEPTLQPAREKPLPNTDTITSTTVPIVPHLNGNGAVPENTTRTPLHEAAAGGDETKVETLLAAGADRNAKESVHGNTPLHEAAWKGYSRCVKLLCALPKTKPTASSKGISIDLLKDATKIKHALHDTKGALHSALLGTRNFGGFSALHLAAQNGHNQSCREILLAGADPDVQNNYGDTPLHTACRYGHAGAIRILLSAKCDFERINLNGDTALHIACAMGRRKLTRILLEAGCRQDAKNAQEETPRDIAQRKNLVEIINILNTPVDLSARRSRERSSSSSQHQRNKTEGLTNGGVHHKSSPHEPPNPAERRSRSKDEAGRKSGRRSNSNDEAATRADAIDPKHWSPYGCHYFPDPRNFPSPKLETLPKEPLSNGEQYFLDLAGNIRKGPVGVGNTCYCAPFFKHLEQRMNQNRRSIRKYVHRATEKLDSRMTALAMRTDDQIEELTKSMIASRVQCENKRLHLEQWLKRGIAERSTTTATSGGLEHSNSKTKKDEANTNTLTRCRSLELLDDHDTMLLAGGVDVLDDQLRKSSTPTRQLFSRSIDFLDAATNGDSDHGHRVHRQQHQQQQELESHLRLLQYAAVGGHQSDALESSNNSNMKNHSESAETPPIPDGASIRITRRPRSSSMSGRDSYSYSSDNNKDNDREKPPRLVNGINDPKLLKKRTLPTMPSSSTPTSAISSNGGSGAVAAGTAKSEKAKVTERLEELLSKTKKILELEKMTKGGSGVGSSPLIGSHPNTAITPTTDNRYILALDKLRDIHHYEPSASGGTKPSSGRSARDSPGYDIAQEMEKITKSLLPAAPVSPEIAKDITTRKERPTTVLFASYQQQQPPHPHRRTTPQDSSPLSTTPLSTMSPSSSLLGGQTAPSRSSPFASDRQHLASTNFMEDHAPCDEQNVSAAMGVLMNGFYSNSCFEDAPPSSSNTTVKSAGPRQHHPVMDDSELEQEDEGDEEDEEEDDEEEDDEQDQEEAKEQQNEADDQEEEEASDVSDRCDLSAMANLAELKELKSRILNGTNWRSQVLQKSVQELLRSGEGTDSIAGSQEQDPTQAGETNRVKYIISKLQQSGTNSGELAIRTQHHQVPPMARCEDFSDTSSEEDEDGTEGRHDDDEDCVDGPPISVNGVPEQDKPSEIGIGTAKSLIQLYEQSTSSTSANGAIGKSVPNGPFASVPKDAYFHELPPRKLLPAPELSSMSGLTSRVHQTARSRNPLPSYLLQEGAGELFQQQPSDILDPQGSSGLYGQQQSYFDEQLTFPSHHPLPLHRTPAMSSYPIPADGFLPPVGLPTPVNHHHPHGHIHMQQQQQQQEKLLSARKYINPSSAVSLASTGTPSPEFPLYQHHQQQIASTITAQPAYPSAGTASVIGGHSHAMMTMMAAAGRKSVDQLSSNGEDSGYVSGKVSEIHIPSGGASPLLPATASNVLIIPPPVSSSSSPKHFLPYSHHHHPLVTSMHHRNGTPPHHGSVVTSIVPPPVGSTGPAAAGLHPTTGQTTAQLHAAVEQKQQALYKLGASSLV